One part of the Sphingobacterium sp. LZ7M1 genome encodes these proteins:
- the gap gene encoding type I glyceraldehyde-3-phosphate dehydrogenase: MRIAINGFGRIGRHTLRNLLNRNLDQMEVVAINDLADAKTLAHLFKYDSVHGPLNRTVDFDGNHLIIDGRSILILNQRNPEDLPWKDLDIDVLVESTGFFVKAELAAKHLDAGAKQVVISAPSPDKEIPTLVLGINDKDFDWNSPIFSNASCTTNNVAPLIKILDENWEIVDGYITTVHSMTGDQNLHDAPHRDLRRSRAASASIIPTTTGAAKAITNVFKHLDGKLGGAGIRVPVLNGSLTDFTCNLAKKTTVEEINQKFKEAAEGELKDVLYYTEDPIVSVDIINNPYSCVFDSELTSIVGGLVKVVGWYDNEFGYSNRLVDILQKLSNR; the protein is encoded by the coding sequence ATGAGAATTGCCATCAATGGTTTTGGCCGTATTGGCCGCCATACCCTCAGAAATCTACTGAACAGAAACCTCGACCAGATGGAGGTTGTTGCCATTAATGACCTTGCAGATGCAAAGACATTGGCACATTTATTCAAATACGATTCGGTCCATGGGCCATTGAATCGAACGGTAGATTTTGATGGAAATCATTTGATCATTGATGGCAGATCCATCCTGATATTAAACCAGAGAAATCCAGAAGACCTACCATGGAAAGATCTGGATATTGACGTGCTGGTGGAATCTACAGGTTTCTTCGTCAAGGCAGAATTGGCAGCAAAACATCTGGACGCTGGCGCAAAACAGGTGGTCATATCTGCTCCTTCTCCCGACAAAGAGATCCCGACCCTAGTATTAGGCATCAACGATAAGGATTTTGATTGGAACAGCCCAATTTTCTCTAATGCATCCTGTACAACCAACAATGTTGCGCCATTGATCAAGATCTTGGATGAAAACTGGGAAATAGTAGATGGCTATATCACAACGGTACATTCCATGACCGGTGACCAGAATTTACATGATGCACCCCATCGAGATCTTAGGAGATCTAGGGCCGCATCAGCATCCATTATACCGACAACCACCGGAGCTGCAAAAGCCATCACCAATGTCTTCAAACATCTAGATGGTAAACTTGGAGGCGCCGGAATCAGGGTGCCTGTCCTAAATGGTTCTCTAACGGACTTCACCTGCAACCTAGCCAAAAAAACTACGGTGGAAGAAATCAACCAAAAATTTAAGGAAGCTGCAGAAGGTGAATTAAAGGATGTACTATACTATACGGAGGATCCCATCGTCTCCGTCGATATCATCAATAATCCCTATTCCTGCGTCTTTGATTCGGAACTGACCAGTATTGTGGGAGGCTTGGTCAAAGTTGTAGGCTGGTATGATAATGAATTTGGCTATTCTAACCGCTTGGTGGATATCCTCCAAAAATTATCGAATCGATGA
- the secDF gene encoding protein translocase subunit SecDF produces the protein MSKGLIKFLVIVVSLACLYSLSFTFVTRKVEKDAAEYAKGDMAKEKAYLDSIAGEEVYNIGIAKFTYREAKSNEIALGLDLKGGMNVTMEISLNELIANLADNPKDANFNKALENAVKKSKTTNTSLIDLFLNEYKATGASTPIASFFATKDNSAVISGNSSESDVRNFLDKEADNAIQNSYKVLRTRIDKFGVASPNIQIQQGTNRILIELPGVNDEERVRKLLQGSAKLEFYETYQNPQVYSLLENVNRTLATTLKADKPAANVASDSTAATTAADSTKKEDNLLAKLGANQKSSDSAKADSSAQPNAAALADNPLFAVLSPSTFSQNGQQQLAPGAVVGYANLKDTAKVNALLARPEVKSIIPANLKLLWAVKPENNAKDFLSLYAIKTTGAENGPVMTGEVITDARDGFDQQNSPIVSMEMNADGARQWKRVTAQAAQNRDAIAIVLDGVVYSAPGVNEEIPNGNSQISGNFTIEDTKDLANVLKAGRLPTTAKIVEEAIVGPSLGQVAIDSGVNSAVIGIIVVMAFMIAYYNRAGIAANIAVIFNVFFLMGVLASLNAVLTLPGIAGIVLTMGTAVDANVLIYERMREEQALGKSPRQIVADGYKHAMPSILDSQITTFLVGLILFFTGSGPIQGFATTLMIGIITSLFTAIFITRLIFEYMLSKDMKITLSFPWSNHTLKNANFQFIKKRKVAYGISVIAVILSFAAIMVKGFSYGVDFQGGRTYTVRYDQNVVPDNVRENLDNVFGTTTEVKTFGSENQLRITTSYHIEETSDEADNEVLGKLNEGLSKIQGNKYEILSQQKVGPTIASDIRDRAIYASILSIIVIAAYILIRFHKWQYSAGAAIATVHDAIILLGLFSILDGIVPFSLDIDQHFVAAILTVLGYSVNDTVVVFDRLREYLKKPNAHHEDMGTTINKAINSTLSRTVITSLTVIFVLAVLFVFGGEVIRGFSFAILVGIVVATYSSIFLAAPAIYDLSAGKHLADSAKEKDKKQAKVVTP, from the coding sequence ATGAGTAAAGGGCTGATTAAATTTTTGGTGATAGTGGTTTCCTTAGCGTGCCTCTACTCCTTATCATTCACTTTTGTAACTAGAAAAGTTGAGAAAGACGCAGCGGAATACGCCAAAGGCGACATGGCTAAAGAAAAAGCCTACCTAGATTCCATTGCTGGTGAGGAAGTATATAATATAGGTATCGCTAAATTCACTTATCGCGAAGCAAAATCCAATGAAATTGCACTAGGCTTGGACCTAAAAGGTGGTATGAACGTTACAATGGAAATTTCATTGAACGAATTGATCGCCAATTTAGCAGACAATCCTAAGGATGCAAACTTCAACAAAGCATTAGAAAATGCAGTGAAAAAAAGTAAAACGACCAACACTTCGTTGATTGATTTATTTTTAAATGAATATAAAGCGACCGGTGCAAGCACGCCGATTGCTTCTTTCTTTGCTACAAAAGATAACTCCGCTGTAATCTCAGGTAACAGCTCTGAATCGGATGTCCGTAATTTCTTGGACAAAGAAGCTGACAACGCTATCCAAAACTCCTATAAAGTTTTGCGTACGCGGATCGATAAATTCGGTGTAGCTTCTCCAAACATCCAAATCCAACAAGGAACCAACCGTATCTTGATCGAATTGCCTGGTGTAAACGATGAAGAACGTGTTCGTAAGCTTTTACAAGGTTCTGCGAAATTGGAATTCTACGAAACTTACCAAAACCCACAAGTATATTCTTTATTAGAAAATGTGAACAGAACATTGGCAACGACCTTGAAAGCTGATAAACCAGCTGCAAACGTTGCTTCTGATTCTACTGCTGCTACTACAGCTGCAGACAGCACTAAGAAAGAAGATAACTTATTGGCAAAATTAGGGGCTAACCAAAAGTCTTCTGACTCTGCAAAAGCTGACTCTTCAGCTCAACCTAATGCAGCTGCTCTAGCAGACAATCCTCTATTTGCTGTATTATCTCCTTCTACCTTCAGCCAAAACGGCCAACAACAATTGGCACCTGGTGCTGTGGTAGGATATGCTAACTTGAAAGACACTGCTAAAGTAAATGCTTTGCTTGCTCGTCCAGAGGTAAAATCGATTATCCCTGCTAACTTGAAATTGTTATGGGCTGTAAAACCTGAAAACAATGCAAAGGATTTCCTTTCGTTATATGCGATCAAAACTACTGGTGCTGAAAACGGTCCTGTAATGACGGGCGAGGTTATTACCGATGCTCGTGACGGATTCGACCAACAAAACAGCCCTATCGTTTCTATGGAAATGAACGCTGATGGTGCTCGTCAATGGAAACGTGTAACTGCCCAAGCGGCACAAAACAGAGACGCTATCGCTATCGTATTGGATGGTGTCGTGTATTCTGCTCCTGGAGTAAACGAAGAAATCCCTAACGGTAATTCTCAAATCTCAGGTAACTTCACTATTGAAGATACCAAAGACTTAGCTAACGTATTGAAAGCTGGTAGGCTTCCAACAACTGCTAAGATCGTTGAAGAAGCTATCGTAGGTCCTTCATTAGGTCAAGTGGCGATTGATTCAGGTGTAAACTCAGCAGTTATCGGTATCATCGTTGTTATGGCGTTCATGATCGCTTATTACAACCGTGCAGGTATTGCTGCAAATATTGCTGTAATCTTCAACGTATTCTTCTTAATGGGAGTTCTTGCTTCCTTGAATGCTGTACTGACCCTACCTGGTATCGCAGGTATCGTATTGACGATGGGTACCGCGGTGGATGCAAACGTACTGATCTATGAACGTATGCGTGAGGAACAAGCACTTGGTAAATCTCCGCGTCAGATTGTTGCCGATGGTTATAAACATGCCATGCCTTCGATCCTTGACTCGCAGATCACTACATTCTTGGTAGGTTTGATCCTATTCTTTACAGGTTCTGGTCCTATCCAAGGTTTTGCAACGACGTTAATGATCGGTATTATTACCTCTTTGTTCACAGCGATCTTCATCACACGTTTGATTTTCGAATACATGTTGAGCAAAGACATGAAAATCACTTTGTCTTTCCCTTGGTCAAACCATACCTTGAAAAATGCCAACTTCCAATTCATCAAGAAAAGAAAAGTTGCATACGGAATTTCAGTTATAGCGGTGATCCTTTCATTTGCTGCTATCATGGTCAAAGGTTTCTCTTACGGAGTTGACTTCCAAGGTGGTCGTACGTATACCGTTCGTTATGATCAAAACGTTGTTCCTGATAATGTTCGTGAGAACCTAGACAATGTATTTGGTACAACAACAGAGGTTAAGACTTTCGGTAGTGAAAACCAATTGCGTATCACTACTTCTTACCATATTGAAGAAACAAGCGATGAAGCTGACAATGAAGTATTAGGTAAATTGAATGAAGGACTTTCCAAAATTCAAGGAAACAAATATGAAATCCTATCGCAACAAAAAGTAGGACCAACCATTGCAAGTGACATCCGCGACCGTGCTATCTATGCGTCAATCTTATCGATTATCGTAATTGCAGCATATATCTTGATTCGTTTCCACAAATGGCAATATTCAGCTGGTGCAGCTATTGCAACAGTTCACGATGCGATCATCCTATTGGGGCTATTCTCGATCTTAGATGGTATCGTACCGTTCTCATTGGATATTGACCAACACTTCGTTGCAGCGATCCTAACCGTATTAGGTTACTCGGTGAACGACACGGTGGTTGTATTTGACCGTCTACGTGAATACTTGAAGAAACCAAATGCACACCATGAGGACATGGGTACTACCATCAACAAGGCGATCAATTCTACATTGAGCCGTACCGTGATTACATCTTTGACTGTAATCTTCGTGTTAGCTGTATTGTTCGTCTTTGGTGGCGAGGTTATCCGTGGTTTCTCATTCGCTATCCTTGTGGGTATCGTAGTAGCTACTTACTCTTCTATCTTCTTGGCAGCTCCTGCTATTTATGACCTAAGTGCTGGTAAACACTTAGCAGACTCTGCAAAAGAAAAAGACAAAAAACAAGCTAAAGTAGTAACTCCATAA
- a CDS encoding 30S ribosomal protein THX codes for MGKGDKKSRKGKIIMGSYGKKRPRDPWKHKTTVKSTEEKSK; via the coding sequence ATGGGAAAAGGAGATAAAAAAAGTAGAAAAGGAAAGATCATCATGGGTTCATACGGTAAAAAAAGGCCTAGAGATCCATGGAAACATAAGACCACAGTAAAGTCTACAGAAGAAAAATCTAAATAG
- a CDS encoding peroxiredoxin: protein MRNKLILSSLCLSLGVLAVGCNNQPQKTENTEAHDEHAGHDHAAHDHSAHEQTPQSSNPAPAAPQTTKAAALSIPEFNFYKVKSGISYTKADLPAGKNTVFVLFDPGCSHCQNETKGLAKNYDKIKDINVIYVSMNDPALMAQFFTTFGKELDGKPNVQMLWDRNQEFVQKFHIPNMFPANYVYGPDGQLKTYWEGEKNINEVIAEFNK from the coding sequence ATGAGAAATAAATTAATCCTATCCTCTCTTTGCCTTTCTTTAGGTGTATTAGCTGTGGGATGCAATAACCAACCGCAGAAAACAGAAAATACGGAAGCGCATGATGAACATGCCGGCCATGACCATGCTGCCCATGACCACTCAGCACATGAGCAAACGCCACAATCAAGCAACCCTGCTCCTGCTGCTCCCCAAACAACAAAAGCTGCGGCATTGAGTATCCCTGAGTTCAATTTTTATAAAGTAAAATCTGGAATCTCTTATACCAAGGCCGATCTGCCGGCTGGAAAGAATACCGTATTCGTACTGTTCGATCCAGGATGTAGCCACTGTCAAAATGAAACCAAAGGTTTAGCAAAGAATTACGATAAGATCAAGGACATCAATGTGATCTATGTATCCATGAATGACCCAGCTCTGATGGCGCAGTTCTTCACAACCTTCGGTAAAGAACTTGACGGAAAACCAAATGTTCAAATGCTGTGGGATAGAAACCAAGAGTTTGTTCAAAAGTTCCATATCCCGAATATGTTCCCTGCCAATTATGTTTATGGTCCAGACGGCCAATTAAAAACTTATTGGGAAGGTGAAAAAAACATCAATGAAGTAATTGCTGAATTTAACAAATAA
- a CDS encoding DUF4870 domain-containing protein, giving the protein MNRNDLKMNEERIQDNKTLAVVSYLTWIGLLVAFLMNRDKNDPFVKFHIRQNLGLFILGLVAGVLHYIPGVGGIVAYLVFIALFIFWVIGLIGAINGKENAVPVVGPMFQEWFKGF; this is encoded by the coding sequence ATGAACAGAAATGATTTGAAAATGAATGAGGAAAGGATTCAAGACAATAAGACATTAGCTGTCGTATCCTACTTGACTTGGATTGGTTTGTTAGTGGCATTTTTGATGAACAGGGACAAGAACGATCCCTTTGTCAAGTTCCATATTCGCCAAAACCTAGGTTTGTTTATCCTGGGCCTGGTTGCAGGTGTCTTGCACTATATACCAGGGGTAGGAGGGATTGTAGCTTATCTAGTCTTTATCGCACTGTTTATCTTTTGGGTAATCGGATTGATCGGCGCTATCAATGGGAAGGAAAATGCAGTTCCAGTGGTTGGGCCTATGTTCCAGGAATGGTTCAAGGGTTTTTAG
- a CDS encoding adenylate kinase, with translation MLNLVLFGPPGAGKGTQSAKLIDKYALHHISTGDMFRGHIKNQTPLGKEVSQIIADGNLVPDSITISMLEEELKNNPEAKGFIFDGFPRTVAQAEALDKFLEANNTSITGVIALDVDEKELTQRIAKRQEISGRADDAADKLKKRIEEYFGKTIHVLPYYENQGKLTKVNGIGEIETIFADLSNVIDNY, from the coding sequence ATGCTAAACCTAGTTTTATTCGGACCTCCGGGGGCAGGTAAGGGGACCCAATCGGCTAAATTGATCGATAAATATGCCTTGCACCATATTTCTACTGGAGATATGTTCAGAGGGCACATCAAAAATCAGACTCCACTGGGCAAAGAAGTGAGTCAGATCATTGCTGATGGTAATTTGGTTCCTGACTCGATTACAATTTCTATGTTGGAAGAGGAGTTGAAAAACAATCCTGAAGCTAAAGGGTTTATTTTTGATGGATTCCCACGTACAGTAGCTCAAGCAGAGGCATTGGATAAATTTTTGGAAGCGAACAATACATCGATCACTGGAGTGATTGCATTGGATGTGGATGAAAAGGAACTTACCCAGCGTATCGCTAAGCGTCAGGAGATTTCAGGACGTGCGGATGATGCAGCTGACAAATTGAAAAAACGTATCGAAGAATACTTCGGAAAGACCATTCATGTGTTGCCTTACTACGAAAATCAAGGTAAGTTGACAAAAGTGAACGGTATCGGTGAAATCGAAACGATTTTTGCCGACCTTTCAAACGTTATCGATAATTATTAA
- a CDS encoding GNAT family N-acetyltransferase has product MIRFIQVDDALPLRSAVLQKGKALELCINPEDLRPDSFHLGLYDDENQLQCILTVHRTNNPKLPHEGYRLRGMATAPEARRKGYAKELLGAAIYHIKSQLHGDYLWCIARETAYPFYLDMGFEFISDEFEYKDAGKHKEMYIPFY; this is encoded by the coding sequence ATGATCCGATTTATCCAAGTTGATGATGCTTTGCCGTTAAGAAGCGCTGTATTGCAAAAAGGCAAAGCTCTGGAACTTTGTATCAACCCCGAAGATTTAAGGCCAGACAGCTTCCATTTAGGGCTGTATGACGATGAAAACCAATTGCAATGTATTCTGACCGTTCACAGAACCAACAATCCCAAGCTTCCACATGAAGGGTACCGTTTGCGGGGAATGGCAACTGCCCCCGAAGCCAGAAGAAAAGGCTATGCAAAAGAATTATTAGGAGCGGCGATCTACCATATCAAATCCCAGTTACATGGAGATTATCTATGGTGCATTGCCCGTGAAACAGCATATCCCTTTTATTTGGATATGGGATTTGAATTTATATCTGATGAATTCGAATATAAGGATGCGGGTAAGCACAAGGAAATGTATATCCCCTTTTACTAA
- the guaB gene encoding IMP dehydrogenase: MQLDPQKFVQEGLTYDDVLLIPAYSEILPRDVDTSTFLTKKIKLNIPLVSAAMDTVTGADLAIAIAQAGGIGMLHKNMTIAEQAAEVRKVKRSESGMIQDPVTLLENATVGDAFQIMKDHKIGGIPVINLESKLVGIVTNRDLRFQKDMARPISELMTKTNLVVAPEGTDLIKAEEILQNHKIEKLPVVDTNGVLKGLITFKDIQKYKHYPNAAKDEHGRLLVGAAVGVTPDTLERVEALVKAGVDVVTIDTAHGHSLGVINKLKEVKAAYPNLQVIVGNIATGDAAKMLADAGADAVKVGIGPGSICTTRIIAGVGVPQLYAVYEVAKALKGTGVPLIADGGIKQTGDIAKAIAAGANTIMAGSLFAGVEEAPGETILLEGRKFKSYRGMGSVEAMEKGSKDRYFQDVEDDIKKLVPEGIVGRVPYKGTLAEVVYQYIGGLRASMGYCGAATIEKLQEAKFVRITGAGLRESHPHNIQITKEAPNYNSRG; encoded by the coding sequence ATGCAATTAGATCCACAAAAATTCGTACAAGAAGGACTTACCTACGACGATGTATTATTAATTCCTGCATATTCAGAAATCTTACCTCGTGACGTAGACACAAGTACATTCTTAACTAAGAAAATCAAATTAAATATTCCTTTGGTATCGGCCGCTATGGACACCGTAACAGGTGCTGATCTAGCGATAGCGATTGCTCAGGCAGGCGGAATCGGTATGTTACATAAGAATATGACGATCGCGGAACAAGCAGCTGAAGTGCGCAAAGTAAAGCGTTCAGAAAGCGGAATGATCCAAGATCCGGTTACCTTATTGGAAAATGCAACCGTAGGTGATGCTTTTCAGATCATGAAAGATCATAAAATCGGTGGTATTCCGGTTATTAATTTGGAAAGTAAGCTGGTTGGGATTGTTACAAACCGTGACCTTCGCTTCCAGAAAGATATGGCCCGCCCGATCAGTGAACTGATGACCAAAACCAATTTGGTGGTTGCTCCTGAAGGGACCGATCTAATCAAGGCTGAAGAGATCCTTCAGAACCATAAGATTGAAAAACTACCAGTAGTTGATACAAACGGTGTCTTGAAAGGATTGATTACTTTTAAAGACATTCAGAAATACAAACACTATCCTAATGCAGCAAAAGATGAACATGGTCGTCTATTGGTTGGTGCAGCGGTAGGAGTTACGCCAGATACCCTAGAACGTGTTGAAGCTTTAGTTAAAGCTGGTGTTGATGTGGTTACAATTGATACTGCACACGGACATTCCCTAGGTGTTATCAATAAATTGAAAGAGGTAAAGGCAGCATATCCTAACCTACAGGTGATCGTAGGAAACATTGCAACGGGAGATGCGGCGAAAATGTTAGCAGACGCTGGTGCAGATGCGGTTAAAGTGGGTATTGGTCCCGGATCAATCTGTACAACCCGTATCATTGCTGGTGTAGGTGTTCCTCAATTGTATGCCGTTTATGAAGTCGCTAAGGCTTTAAAAGGAACTGGTGTACCATTGATCGCTGACGGGGGTATCAAACAGACAGGAGACATTGCGAAAGCAATTGCTGCCGGCGCAAATACCATTATGGCTGGTTCATTGTTTGCCGGTGTTGAAGAAGCACCAGGTGAAACTATCCTATTAGAAGGTAGAAAATTCAAGTCCTATCGTGGAATGGGTTCTGTAGAAGCTATGGAAAAAGGTTCTAAAGACCGTTATTTCCAAGATGTGGAAGATGATATCAAGAAATTGGTTCCAGAAGGAATCGTAGGTCGTGTACCATATAAAGGGACCTTGGCAGAGGTAGTTTACCAATATATCGGGGGATTACGTGCTTCCATGGGTTACTGTGGTGCTGCAACCATTGAAAAATTACAAGAAGCGAAGTTTGTTCGTATCACAGGTGCTGGATTGCGTGAGTCTCATCCTCATAATATTCAAATTACTAAAGAGGCACCTAACTACAACAGTAGAGGATAA
- the obgE gene encoding GTPase ObgE, which produces MAQGSNFVDYVKVCCRSGHGGAGSAHLHRDKHTAKGGPDGGDGGRGGHIILKGSHQHWTLLHLKFRKHIIAEPGESGGSALRTGANGKDEILEVPLGTVAKNAETGEVLFEITEDGETKILTPGGKGGLGNWHFKSSTVQTPRFAQPGLPGIEEWMILELKVLADVGLVGFPNAGKSTLLSVVSAAKPEIADYPFTTLVPNLGIVSYRDGKSFVMADIPGIIEGASEGKGLGHRFLRHIERNSVLLFLVPADTDRSIAEEYEILLNELTAYNPELLDKPKLLAISKSDMLDEELEKEMALQVPKGIPYLFISSVTGKNIQQLKDMIWKEINS; this is translated from the coding sequence ATGGCTCAGGGGTCAAATTTTGTTGATTATGTAAAAGTATGTTGCCGTTCTGGACACGGAGGTGCCGGATCAGCCCATTTGCACCGTGATAAACACACGGCAAAAGGGGGACCTGACGGTGGTGATGGTGGTCGCGGTGGACATATTATCCTGAAAGGGTCGCATCAGCACTGGACTTTATTGCACCTGAAATTCAGAAAACATATTATTGCTGAACCCGGTGAATCTGGGGGAAGTGCTTTGCGTACCGGTGCAAACGGTAAGGATGAAATCCTGGAGGTGCCACTAGGTACCGTTGCCAAGAATGCCGAAACTGGAGAGGTCCTGTTCGAAATCACCGAAGATGGAGAAACCAAGATCTTGACTCCGGGAGGAAAAGGTGGTTTGGGTAACTGGCACTTTAAGTCTTCTACCGTTCAAACGCCGAGATTCGCTCAACCGGGATTACCGGGTATCGAAGAGTGGATGATCCTGGAATTGAAGGTATTGGCAGATGTTGGTTTGGTGGGATTCCCAAATGCGGGTAAATCGACCTTACTATCTGTGGTATCGGCAGCAAAACCTGAAATTGCAGATTACCCCTTTACGACCTTGGTGCCAAATCTAGGGATCGTAAGTTACCGTGATGGGAAGTCATTTGTAATGGCCGATATCCCCGGAATTATCGAAGGGGCATCTGAAGGTAAAGGCTTAGGACACCGTTTCCTGAGACATATCGAAAGAAATTCGGTACTGCTTTTCTTGGTGCCTGCAGATACTGACCGTAGCATCGCTGAAGAATACGAGATCCTATTGAATGAATTGACCGCCTATAATCCGGAATTATTGGATAAGCCAAAGCTTTTGGCAATCAGTAAATCGGATATGCTGGATGAAGAACTGGAAAAGGAAATGGCCCTTCAAGTACCGAAAGGAATTCCTTACCTATTTATTTCTTCCGTTACCGGAAAAAATATCCAGCAACTGAAGGACATGATCTGGAAAGAAATCAATTCTTAA
- a CDS encoding TIGR02757 family protein, producing the protein MDLSLKEFLDRKVEEFNQPNFIPNDPISIPHQFSLKQDIEIMGFFASILAWGQRKTIINKCNELIQRMDGSPYDFMLNHQGHDLKNMLGFKHRTFNDTDLLYFISFFHYHYHHFDSLEDAFLQMEAGEEFTVEQSLNGFKSYFFSLADFPERTRKHVSSPMQKSSCKRLNMFLRWMVRKDDKGVDFGIWKRIDAKDLICPCDVHVERVGRKFGLIQSDKVNWKTALELTENLRSLDPKDPVKYDFALFGLGVAGEL; encoded by the coding sequence ATGGATTTATCATTAAAGGAATTTTTGGACCGTAAAGTGGAGGAATTCAACCAACCGAATTTTATTCCTAATGACCCCATCAGTATTCCGCATCAATTTTCATTAAAGCAGGATATTGAAATCATGGGGTTCTTTGCGAGCATATTGGCTTGGGGACAACGGAAAACCATTATCAATAAATGTAATGAGCTTATCCAACGTATGGATGGCAGTCCCTATGATTTTATGCTGAACCATCAGGGGCATGATCTGAAAAATATGTTAGGTTTCAAACATAGGACCTTCAATGATACCGATCTCCTTTACTTCATCAGTTTTTTCCATTACCATTACCATCATTTCGATAGCTTGGAAGATGCCTTTTTGCAGATGGAGGCAGGAGAGGAGTTTACTGTGGAGCAATCCTTAAATGGTTTCAAATCTTATTTTTTCTCTTTGGCGGATTTTCCGGAAAGGACCCGGAAGCATGTGAGCTCGCCAATGCAGAAATCAAGTTGTAAGCGTTTGAATATGTTCCTTCGCTGGATGGTTAGGAAAGATGATAAGGGCGTGGATTTCGGGATCTGGAAGAGGATTGATGCCAAAGACCTGATCTGTCCTTGCGATGTGCATGTGGAAAGGGTAGGCCGGAAGTTTGGGTTGATCCAATCGGATAAAGTAAATTGGAAAACAGCCTTGGAACTGACCGAAAATCTGCGGTCCTTGGATCCCAAGGATCCTGTTAAATATGATTTTGCTTTGTTTGGACTGGGAGTTGCTGGGGAGTTATAG